A part of Ursus arctos isolate Adak ecotype North America chromosome X, UrsArc2.0, whole genome shotgun sequence genomic DNA contains:
- the LOC113270978 gene encoding small integral membrane protein 10-like protein 2A, with protein sequence MAASAALSAAAAAAALSGLVVRLSRSAAARGSYGAFCKGLTRTLITFFDLAWRLRMNFPYFYVVASVMLNVRLQVRIE encoded by the coding sequence ATGGCGGCGTCGGCGGCTCTgtcggcggcagcggcggcggcggccctgTCGGGCCTGGTGGTGCGGCTGTCGCGCTCGGCGGCCGCCCGCGGCTCGTATGGCGCCTTCTGCAAGGGGCTCACGCGCACGCTGATCACCTTCTTCGACCTGGCCTGGCGGCTGCGCATGAACTTCCCCTACTTCTACGTGGTGGCCTCGGTGATGCTCAACGTCCGCCTGCAGGTGCGGATCGAGTGA